The DNA sequence CACCGCCACCCCAAAAGCCAGGGTCAGCCAGAGGGGAATGTCCTGGTACAGGGCCTGCTGGGCCGGCGGCAACTGGGCCAGGGCCTGGGGAGTGAGGCTCAGGTGCATCACCCAGGCAAAGACCCCCAGCAGGTTCCACACCAGCATTACCCAGGCAAAGGCGCTGACCCAGCCGGGCCTTGGGGTTTTGACGTCCATGATTGTTCCTCTCGGCAGTTGCTGTGCCCAGCTAACGCCAAGGCAGCCTGTTTGGCAAGCCCCTGGCCTGGTAAGCTGGCGCCAGTTTTGTCAGCCCCGTTGTGCCATGTCCCAGACCCCCGCCCAGCGCTACCAGGCCCTGCTGGCCGGTGCCGGCTTTGCCCCGGACCCCGCCCAGGCCCAGGCCGTTACCGCCCTCAACCAGCTTTACCAGGCCCTCAAGACCCCCGGCCAGCCCCTTGGCCTTTACCTCTGGGGAGACGTGGGCCGGGGCAAGACCATGCTGATGGACTTGTTCTTCGAGGCCCTGGACGACAGCCTGAAATTGCGGCTGCACTTTCACCGCTTTATGGCCTGGGTGCACGAGGAACTGCGCCAGGAGGCGGGCCACGCCGAGCCCCTGGCGCTGATCGCCAAAAGGCTGCGCCAGCGCTGCCGGGTGTTGTGCTTTGACGAGTTCTTCGTCTCTGACATCGGTGACGCCATGCTGCTGACCCGGCTGTTCCAGGCCCTTTTTGCCGAAGGGCTGGTGCTGGTGGCCACCTCCAATATCCCGATGCAGCGCCTCTATGAAAACGGCCTGCAGCGGGACAGGTTCCTGCCGGGTATCGCCCTGTTGCAGCGCCACTGCCGGCAGCTGCACCTGGACGGGGGCCTTGACCACAGGCTGCGCCACCTAAAGGTGGTGCCCACCTGCTTTGCCCCAGGCCAGGGCCACTTTGCCGCCCTCTTTACCCAAATGACCGGCCAAGCCCCCCAGGCAGGGCAGCTGCTGCTGTGCAACAGGCCAGTACCCACCCTGGGGCTGGCCGACGGGGTGGCCTGGTTTGACTTCAAGGCCTTGTGCGAAGGGCCGCGCTCTGCCCTCGATTACATCGCCCTGGCCGGCCAGGTAAAGCTGGTGCTGCTGAGCGGCGTGCCGCTGCTGGGGGGCCAGGCCAAGGAATGGATCAAAGCCAGGGGCACCGAAGACGGGGTGGAAGCCACCGCTACCGGCGAACGGCGGGTCCATTACGCTGTGGGGGACGATCCGGCCCGGCGCTTTATCAGCCTGGTGGACGAGCTCTACGACCAGAAAGTGGCCCTGTGTCTGGAAGCGCCGGCGCCACCGGCCGCGCTTTACCAGGGCGGCGCCCTGGCTTTTGAGTTTCGCCGCACCCAGAGCCGGCTGGTGGAGATGCAGTCCAGCGATTATTTGGGAGCGCTGATACCGGCGGCCTTGGCCCAGGCCAGCAAGGGCTGCTGATAGCGCCGCCACTCGTCGATACCCCTGGTATGCACCCCTTGGCGCACCTGGGCGGCACTGGCGGTGGCCACCCCCTGGCCTCGGTCGGTACTCAAGGGGCCGGCCAGGGGCGCCAGGTCCAGCCAGGTCCAGCCAGGTAAAAAGTGTGGCCAGGCTCTGCTCGGGGTTGGCCACCAGGGCTTCGTAGTCCAGGGTCTGCATCCGCTCCGGTGCCTGGGCTTGCCAATGGTTCGCCAGCTGTTCCTGGCAGCGGTAGTAATGCAGGGCGCTGTCCAGGCTCTGGCCAAGGGCGATGGGAAAGCGCAGCAGCCGCCGGTAGTTGGCCCAGCAGGCGGCCAGGGGCGCACGGCGGATATACAGGATGCGGGCGTCCGGCCAGTGCTGGAGTATGGCGCCAAGGTAGAGGCCGTTGAAGGGCAGTTTGTCGGTCAGGTAGGGCCTGTCCTGGGGCAGGTGGCCCCCCAGCTGCCGGTAGCGCTCGGCCAGGCGCCGGCTGTCCAGCTGGTCCAGGCGCTGCACCAGGGCCTGGTCCAGGCCGTCGTCGCTGCGCACCCCGGCCAGTTCCTGCGCACCCCGGCCAGTTCCTGCAAGGCCCTGGGCAGGGCCAGCTGCTCGCCCCCCAGGGCAATGGCCGGGTGGCTGCCCAAGAGTTGCTCCAGGAGGGTGGACCCGGCCCTTGGCAGGCCGACGATAAACAGCGGCGCCGGGCGCCCGGCCACTTGGGCCTTGGCGGCCACCTTGCCGGCCATCAGCGGTGCAAGAGCTGCCTCCAGCTTTTCGGCCGGGTAAGGCTGGCTTGGCGCCAGCAGTTCCCTGGCCTGCGCCAGCAGGGCAAAGGCCCTTGGCTGCTGGTCCAGATCGTCCAAGGCCTTGGCCAGGGCTATGCCCACCATGCCCTTGTCTTCCCCCTCAAGCCGCTGCCAGAGCCGCTCCAGCTGGGCCAGCTCGGTACTGCCCTCCTGGTAGCGCAGCAACTGGCTGCGGGCCCAGTGGGCCAAAGGCGCATCCGGCGCCAGGGCCACCGCCTTGGCGTAAGCGGCCAGGGCCGCCGGCTTGTCCCCAAGGAAGGTGCAGGCCGCCCCCAGGTGGCGCCACAGCGGCTCTTGTTGCGGAGCCAGGGCGGTGGCGGTTTCAAAGCAGCGCTGGGCCAGATCATGGCGTTCTAAGCGGGTGGCCACATTGCCGAGGGTATCCCAATCCTGGGCCTGGCCGCCCGCCAGGGCCATGGCCCCGGCCAGCACCTGCAAGGCCGGCGCCATCAGCCCGGCGTCAAACAAAAAGTGCAGCAGCTGGGCCCGGTAGTCCAGGCGCCGGGGGGCCAGGGTGGCGGCCTGTTGCAGGGCCGGGCCGGCCTTGGCCAGCAGCCCCTGGCGCCACAGGGCCAGGCCCAGCAGGAACTGGCCTTCGGCAGGGTCGGTAGCCAGCAGCTGCCGGGCCAATTGCTCAAGCTTGGGCCATTGCTGGGCGGTCAAGGCAGCCTGGGCCGCCTGGTGCAGAGGGGACATCAAAAGGCTCCGGTGAGCGGTAACAAAAAGCCCCCTTGCGGGGGCTGGGTGTTAGAAACGGTACTGCAACTCGGCGCCTACCGTAAGGGGCCTGTTGATGAAGTACAGCTGGCCTTGCTCGCCGTAGTCCCGGGCGCCCCTGGCGCCGACGTAGGCGTAGCGGTCCAGCAGGTTGTCGGCGTAGAGGCGCAGCATCCAGTCGTCCAGGTTGAAGGTGGCGGAGGCATTGACGATGGCAAAGCCCGGCAGCTTCTGGTTGTCTTCGTTGCGGGTGCCGACATTGCCGTTGACCCGGGTGTAGACGGCGCTCTTGAAGACGGCGTTGAGGCTGTAGCGAGCCTCGATGCTGCCGTAATCCTGGATAAAGGTGGCGCCCAGGTTACCTTCGTGGCGGGCCACGCCGGGCACCCGGTCACCATCCTTACCGTCCAGGGAGGGGGCGTCTTCAGCCAGCTTGGAGTCGGTAAAGGCGTAGCCAGCGGTAAGCAGCACGCCACGCACCGGGCTGTAGACGCTTTCCAGTTCCAGGCCCTGGGAACGGGCCTTGCCACCGTTGACGGTGATGGGAATGGAGCCTTCGCTGGTCTTGCCCGACACCTGGATGTCTTCCCAGTTGATGTAGTAGAAGGAGCCCTGCACGCTCAGGTCACCCCCCAGCCAGTTGCTGTGCCAGCCCATCTCGTAGTTGTCGACGGTGTCGGGGCTGAACTGCTTTTCGTCATCGGTGAAGGACACCTGGCCGCCTTCCGGTACGCCGTTGGAGCCGCCACGGCGAAAGCCCTGGGAGTAGAGGGCGTAGACGTTGAAGTCGTCGGTGAAGCGGTAGAAGGTACTGGCCTTGTAGATCACGTCGCTGTTCTTGCCTTCACCCAGGGAGCATTCGGGCTCCAGGGTGGTGCCTTCACGCTCGGCGTAGATGGGGAAGTCCAGGCAGCTGACCTGGTCCTGCTCCAGGTGGAAGGCACGGGCGCCGAAGGTCAGGTCCCACTGGTCGGTGAGGCGGTAGGTCAGTTCGCCGAACAGCGCCCTTTCCTTGACGTTCTCGCTGTGATCCTCGAAGTACTCGATGTTGTCCGGGCGGTTCAGGCCGATGAACTCGGGGTAGCCGGGGGTGTACTCGATGGAGCTGTCCTGGTTGTCTTCCTTGCTGTAATAGGCGCCCACCAGCCACAAGACCTTGCCGCCGTCGTCGTTGGAGGCCAGGCGCAGTTCCTGGGTGAAGGTGCTGTCGTCCTGGTCTTCACGGGTGTAGGCGGAAAAGTCCGGGTAGTCGGCATAGCCGGGCCAGATGGAGGTTACCAGCAGGTCGGTCTGGTCGCGCTGGCCCTTTTCCTTGACGGTGGTGTAGCTGGTGGAAGAGGACAGGGTGGCAAATTCCAGATCCCAGTTCAGCTCCAGGCTGGTCAGATCCACGTCCCGGTCCAGGGGCTCGTCGTAGCGCAGGCCGTTGCTGTAGTCGTCGCCGGTAAAGCCGGGGTTGACGCCGGTACGGCCGCCCACGTCCTGGGACTGGGCCATGTAGGTCAGGGTGGCGTCAAACTCATCGGAAGGGGCATAACGCAGGGCAACACGGCCGGAGAAGGACTCTTCGTCGTCCACGTCCTTCTGGGCGCCGCTGAGGATATTGGGGTAGTCCACAAAGCCCGAGTCCTTGCGGTAGCTACCGGCCACCCGCAGGGCAAAGCTGTCGCTGTTGAGGGGAATGTTGGCGGCGCCATAGACTTCGCCGCTGGGGTCGTCCGCTTCCTTGACCTGGTAGGCCTTGACCCCCACGTAGCCGTCGGCCTCGCCGATCTGCGGCTTTTTCAGGATGTAACGCAGGGTACCGCCCAGGGAGCCGGCGCCGTAGAGGGTGCCCTGGGGGCCGCGCAGCACTTCCACATGGTCGATGTCGATCAGCTTCAGATCCACCAGCAGCGGGGTGTCGTTGACATAGACGGAGACGGTGCCGCCGTTGTCGCCCTGGTCGTTGGCGGACAGCTCGTCCACGGTCAGGCCACGCATGCTCATGGGTTTGTTGTTGCGGGGGCCGGTATCAACCACGGTCAGGCCGGGAATGGCGTAGCCCAGGTCGGCCAGGTTGTTGACCCCCTGCTCGCCCAGCTTCTTACCGTCCAGCACGCTGATGTTGTAAGGAATTTCGTCGGTGGTGGTAAGGCGCCTGGAGGCGGTGACCTGGATCCGCTCCACACCGCTGTCGTCGGTGGCCTCTTCGGCGTGGACGATAAGGGGCAAGCTGGTGAACAGGGAGCCTACGGCAAGGGCCAGAGGCGACAATGAGGCCTTGAAGCTGGTGCGATTCATCTGTGTTCTCTCGGGGGCTGGAGGGGCGCCGCCGATCCCGCAGCGGGCCCTTACATCGGGTCTAGCGTCCGTCCCCGCCACCTTGGAGTGGTCTTGACCCGGGCTTGATGGCAAGCAACCCGAGCCTGGGGCTCCGACGAAACGCCATTATATTCAGATGAAATAATTATGAAATATCAGCGAATAATTTTTTAGCAAAGCCCCGAAAAAACTGCGTTAAACCTCTCAAAAACGCCATTTAGATAATATCTATTCAGATTACACAGCCTGCCACACCTGCATAAATCCTGCGTTAGGGCTCATAACCAATCAAAGTACCGCCCGGCTCAGCCCTGGGCCTTCCTGCAATAACTCCTTGAGCACCGCCAGGGCCTCGGCCAGCAGCGCCCGGCTGGCCGGTTGGCTGAGACTGAGCCTGACCGCCTGGGGCGCCGGGAAACGGCCAATGGCATAGTCTTCGGCCAGGCGTAGCCTGACCCCGCGCTCGGCGGCGGCCCGGGCAAAGCTGCTGGCCCGCCAAGGCTCCGGCAGCGGCAGCCAGGCGTTAAAGCCGCTGCTCTCCCCTTGCAACAAGCCTGGGCCCAGCACCGCCTCGGCCAAGGCCCGGCGCTGGCGCATCTCGTCCGCCAGCCACTGCTCCAGGGCCGCCATCTGGCCGTCTTCCAGCCAGCGGCTGACCAGCTCCAGCAGCAAAGGGGACACCGCCCAGACCGACGCCTGCAGGCTCAGGCGCAGGCGGTTTTTCAGGGCCGGCGGGCTCAGCACAAAGCCCACCCGCACACTGCCGGCAAAGCGCTTGGAAAAGCTCGACAGCATTAGCACCCGCTGGGGAGCCAGGCTGACCAGGAACGGCGGCTTGAGGCTGGGGTCGCTGAATTGGACGTCGTCCTCGATAACCCAGATGTCATGGCGCTCGCACAGCGCCAGCAGGGCCTGGCGACGGGCCAGGGGCATGGTCAGGCAGCGGGGATTTTGCAGGTTGGGGGTCAGGTAGAGCACCCGGGGCCGGTATTGCTGGCAAGCTGCTTCCAGGGCCTCCGGCACCAGGCCCTGGTCGTCCATGACCAGGCCAACGGCCTTGAGGCCCTGGCTTTCACAGGCCAGCTTGATGCCGGCAAAGGCCAAGCCCTCGCACAGCACAGTATCCCCCGGCTCGCACAATACCTGCAGGGCCAGGCTGATGCCGTGCTGGCCACCGCAGGTCAGCAGCAGCTGGTCATCCTCCACCGCCAGCCCCTGACCGGCCAACCAGTCTAAAAAGCGCTGGCGCTGCTCGGGCAGGCCGTTGTCCTGGGGATAGGGTAGGCAGGCGGCCAGCCCCAAGGGGTCACTGGCCAAGGCGGCCAGGGCGGTGCTCATCATCTGGGTTTGGGGCCCAAGGGGGGCCATGGCCCCGTCCATGGCCAGGGGCGCCTTTTGCAGCTTGGGAGCCTCTTCGACCACCCCTTTGACAAAGGTGCCGCTGCCCACCCTGGCCTCCACCAAGCCACGGCGCTCCGCCAGGGCATAAGCCCGGGTCACGGTGCCCACCGTCACCCCCAGGCGATCGGCCAGTTGCCGCTGGGGCGGCAGCCGGCTACCCGGAGTCAGCTCGCCACCGGCCACGGCGGCCCCCAGGGCGTCGGCCAGCCTTTGGTATTTGGGCCCCTGGAAAGGGGTCAGATCGGGCACCCAGATTGTCACCATAACAATAAAATTGTTGCCATACAAAACCAACGGATTGCATGATTTTTACAGAAAGACCAGGCCGATACCAGTAGGGAGATCCCATGGAGTCTTACCAGGGCGACATCATTCTTAGCGACGATCCCGGCCGCCAGCAATTGGCGGTTATCCACGGTTACCTGACCCAAAGCTACTGGGCCAAGGGCATCAGCCAGGGGCAGGTGGCCAAGGCCATGGCCGGTTCCTATTGCTTTGGGCTGTTCCATGGCGACCAGCAGATCGGCTTTGGCCGCCTGATCACCGACAGGGCCAGCTTTGCCTACCTGGCGGATGTGTTTGTCTTGGCCCCCTACCAGGGCCAGGGCCTGGCTCGCTGGATGCTCCAGTCGGTGTTTGCCCAGCAATGGTGCCAGGGGCTGCGCCGCATTCTGCTGGTCACCCGTGACGCCCAGGGCCTATACCGGCAACTGGGCTTTGTGCCCCCGGCCAATCCCGAAGGGCTGATGGAGCTGCACAAGCCCGGTATCTACCAAGAAAATTGTATGCATACAATAAAGGAAAACGCATGACCCCTGAGCTGTTGAGCACCTTCGGCGCCGCCCTGCTATTTACCGCCGCCGCCGCCGGCACACCGGGGCCCAACAACATGTTGTTGACCGCCAGCGGGGCCCAGTTTGGCCTGTGGCGCAGCCTGCCGTTCTGGTTGGGGATAAGGCTGGGGGGCGTGCTGATGCTGCTGGGGGTGGCCGCCGGCATGGGCGAATTACTGACCCGCTACCCGGCCCTGCATCGCAGCCTGCAAGTGGCCTCGGCGCTTTACCTGCTGTACCTGGCCTGGCGTATCGCCCAGGTTCGTTTTAGCCAGGACCAGTCCCAGCAGGACCAGCCCATCGGGGTGCTTGGCGCCACCGCCTTCCAATTCGTCAACCCCAAGATCTGGGCCACCACCTTGGCCTCGGTCAGTGCCTTCAGCCTGCCCGGCAGCCAATACTGGCCGTCTATCTGGTGGCTGATGCTGGCCTGGCTGGTGAGCGGCTCGGTGATGAACCTGATGTGGATAGGCTTTGGGGTGGGGATACGCCGGCTACTGCACAGCCCCCGCCGCCAGCGCTGGTTTGCCCATGGCATGGGCACCCTGACGGCGGCAACTGTGGTGCTGGTGTTCTGGTAAGCCTTAGCGAAACAGCAGCGGCACCAGTATCAGCGCTATGCCGGCCAGGCCGGTAAAAAAGGCCAAGGTGCGCAGCACCGTTACCCCCAGCAGGTAAAAGACCCCATGGGCAACCCTGCCCCCCAGGAACAGCCAGGCGCCGGCCACGGTGTAACTGCTGGACACCCCAAGGGCCTGGGCCATCAATACCGCCACGGCAAAGGGCAGCAGGTTTTCCAGCAGGTTGGCATGGGCCCGGCGGGCCCGGCCGGCGATACCGGAAGGCTCGGCCACCGCTTCCCTGTTGCCCATCACCGCCTTGAAGCCGGCCTGCTGGATATGCAGGCTGGCGGCGATCAACACCAGCAGCAACAGTAACAGGGTGGATAAGGCCAGGCTCATCATTTCCACGGACATGCGCATTCCCTTTGGTTGGCGGGTTACAGGTCCAAGAATAGCCGAGCCCGGCCAGGCTGCTCAGCCGCCGCAGCTGTGGGTCAGCAACAGGGTGTAAAAGCTGACCGCCCCGGCCAGGTTGTCGATACGCACCCGTTCATTGGTGCCATGGAACAAGGGGATCTCGTCGGCCCTGAGCACCATGGGGGTAAAGCGGTAGGCGTTGTCGGCCCAGTTATCGTAAAAGCGGCTGTCGGTGGCTCCCAGGGTCAGGC is a window from the Gallaecimonas xiamenensis 3-C-1 genome containing:
- a CDS encoding LysE family translocator — encoded protein: MTPELLSTFGAALLFTAAAAGTPGPNNMLLTASGAQFGLWRSLPFWLGIRLGGVLMLLGVAAGMGELLTRYPALHRSLQVASALYLLYLAWRIAQVRFSQDQSQQDQPIGVLGATAFQFVNPKIWATTLASVSAFSLPGSQYWPSIWWLMLAWLVSGSVMNLMWIGFGVGIRRLLHSPRRQRWFAHGMGTLTAATVVLVFW
- a CDS encoding tetratricopeptide repeat-containing sulfotransferase family protein, giving the protein MSPLHQAAQAALTAQQWPKLEQLARQLLATDPAEGQFLLGLALWRQGLLAKAGPALQQAATLAPRRLDYRAQLLHFLFDAGLMAPALQVLAGAMALAGGQAQDWDTLGNVATRLERHDLAQRCFETATALAPQQEPLWRHLGAACTFLGDKPAALAAYAKAVALAPDAPLAHWARSQLLRYQEGSTELAQLERLWQRLEGEDKGMVGIALAKALDDLDQQPRAFALLAQARELLAPSQPYPAEKLEAALAPLMAGKVAAKAQVAGRPAPLFIVGLPRAGSTLLEQLLGSHPAIALGGEQLALPRALQELAGVRRNWPGCAATTAWTRPWCSAWTSWTAGAWPSATGSWGATCPRTGPT
- a CDS encoding GNAT family N-acetyltransferase translates to MESYQGDIILSDDPGRQQLAVIHGYLTQSYWAKGISQGQVAKAMAGSYCFGLFHGDQQIGFGRLITDRASFAYLADVFVLAPYQGQGLARWMLQSVFAQQWCQGLRRILLVTRDAQGLYRQLGFVPPANPEGLMELHKPGIYQENCMHTIKENA
- a CDS encoding MAPEG family protein; translation: MSVEMMSLALSTLLLLLLVLIAASLHIQQAGFKAVMGNREAVAEPSGIAGRARRAHANLLENLLPFAVAVLMAQALGVSSSYTVAGAWLFLGGRVAHGVFYLLGVTVLRTLAFFTGLAGIALILVPLLFR
- a CDS encoding TonB-dependent receptor, coding for MNRTSFKASLSPLALAVGSLFTSLPLIVHAEEATDDSGVERIQVTASRRLTTTDEIPYNISVLDGKKLGEQGVNNLADLGYAIPGLTVVDTGPRNNKPMSMRGLTVDELSANDQGDNGGTVSVYVNDTPLLVDLKLIDIDHVEVLRGPQGTLYGAGSLGGTLRYILKKPQIGEADGYVGVKAYQVKEADDPSGEVYGAANIPLNSDSFALRVAGSYRKDSGFVDYPNILSGAQKDVDDEESFSGRVALRYAPSDEFDATLTYMAQSQDVGGRTGVNPGFTGDDYSNGLRYDEPLDRDVDLTSLELNWDLEFATLSSSTSYTTVKEKGQRDQTDLLVTSIWPGYADYPDFSAYTREDQDDSTFTQELRLASNDDGGKVLWLVGAYYSKEDNQDSSIEYTPGYPEFIGLNRPDNIEYFEDHSENVKERALFGELTYRLTDQWDLTFGARAFHLEQDQVSCLDFPIYAEREGTTLEPECSLGEGKNSDVIYKASTFYRFTDDFNVYALYSQGFRRGGSNGVPEGGQVSFTDDEKQFSPDTVDNYEMGWHSNWLGGDLSVQGSFYYINWEDIQVSGKTSEGSIPITVNGGKARSQGLELESVYSPVRGVLLTAGYAFTDSKLAEDAPSLDGKDGDRVPGVARHEGNLGATFIQDYGSIEARYSLNAVFKSAVYTRVNGNVGTRNEDNQKLPGFAIVNASATFNLDDWMLRLYADNLLDRYAYVGARGARDYGEQGQLYFINRPLTVGAELQYRF
- the zapE gene encoding cell division protein ZapE, translated to MSQTPAQRYQALLAGAGFAPDPAQAQAVTALNQLYQALKTPGQPLGLYLWGDVGRGKTMLMDLFFEALDDSLKLRLHFHRFMAWVHEELRQEAGHAEPLALIAKRLRQRCRVLCFDEFFVSDIGDAMLLTRLFQALFAEGLVLVATSNIPMQRLYENGLQRDRFLPGIALLQRHCRQLHLDGGLDHRLRHLKVVPTCFAPGQGHFAALFTQMTGQAPQAGQLLLCNRPVPTLGLADGVAWFDFKALCEGPRSALDYIALAGQVKLVLLSGVPLLGGQAKEWIKARGTEDGVEATATGERRVHYAVGDDPARRFISLVDELYDQKVALCLEAPAPPAALYQGGALAFEFRRTQSRLVEMQSSDYLGALIPAALAQASKGC
- a CDS encoding PLP-dependent aminotransferase family protein; translation: MVTIWVPDLTPFQGPKYQRLADALGAAVAGGELTPGSRLPPQRQLADRLGVTVGTVTRAYALAERRGLVEARVGSGTFVKGVVEEAPKLQKAPLAMDGAMAPLGPQTQMMSTALAALASDPLGLAACLPYPQDNGLPEQRQRFLDWLAGQGLAVEDDQLLLTCGGQHGISLALQVLCEPGDTVLCEGLAFAGIKLACESQGLKAVGLVMDDQGLVPEALEAACQQYRPRVLYLTPNLQNPRCLTMPLARRQALLALCERHDIWVIEDDVQFSDPSLKPPFLVSLAPQRVLMLSSFSKRFAGSVRVGFVLSPPALKNRLRLSLQASVWAVSPLLLELVSRWLEDGQMAALEQWLADEMRQRRALAEAVLGPGLLQGESSGFNAWLPLPEPWRASSFARAAAERGVRLRLAEDYAIGRFPAPQAVRLSLSQPASRALLAEALAVLKELLQEGPGLSRAVL